The DNA sequence CCCTTTTTTACGCGATACGGAATCGCATACGGCAAAACAACCACCTCGCGGGTTAGAGGTATCCGCCCCGGTCGTCCACTCTCTGGGAATTGCGTCAATCGCTGGCAACTATCCCAAATTCTTTGAGCCTCGGAAAGCATCACTTCGGCATCGACTGCTTCTTTCAAGAAGAGACGAATCCTTTCCAAATCTCGGATGGCATTTGGGGGCCACCGAATTTTAGTCAGGCTCAACGGTCAACCCCCATTTGGCAAATGCCTCTCGCACTTCGCTTTTCGAAGCGAACGTTCCCGCATCGGCCTGGGCAAGGCTTTCTCGAATCCGCGCAACTTGCCAAGCCTGCTCTTCAAGAAAATGTTCCAATGCCTGGGCCACAAGAAAAGACTTACTCCGCTTCGTGGTTTGGGCCAATTGATTGAGTTTTAGAGCGGTTTCTTCAGAAAGGCGCGCGGTGACTGTACTCATGGTTTTACTCCTTTATGCGTTTGTACACATTAAACACAAATC is a window from the Spartobacteria bacterium genome containing:
- a CDS encoding type II toxin-antitoxin system RelE/ParE family toxin, with product MRWPPNAIRDLERIRLFLKEAVDAEVMLSEAQRIWDSCQRLTQFPESGRPGRIPLTREVVVLPYAIPYRVKKGIVEILNIFHSAQKR
- a CDS encoding ribbon-helix-helix protein, CopG family, with the protein product MSTVTARLSEETALKLNQLAQTTKRSKSFLVAQALEHFLEEQAWQVARIRESLAQADAGTFASKSEVREAFAKWGLTVEPD